A window of the Methyloprofundus sp. genome harbors these coding sequences:
- a CDS encoding membrane fusion protein, multidrug efflux system — MFSRFFIERPIFASVISIVLLIAGIVSVLTLPSAQYPEITPPTVTVTATYPGANAQVIAETVAAPIEQQVNGVENMLYMSSTSAGDGSYNLTVTFEVGTDLDMAQVMVQNRVALATPNLPEEVNRQGVSTKKKSANIILFIALTSQDGTFDELYLSNYATLNIRDQISRIKGVGDVTIFPPSDYSMRVWLNPNQLKSRGITTQDVLNEMREQNVQVAAGQIGQPPVPDGLNFQYTINVLGRLTEIEQFEDIIIKTGADGSITRLKDVARIELGGKTYDISSNLSGAASASISVYQLPGANALDVADQVRALMTELSVNFPQGLEYKIPYDTTLFVSASIDEVFVTLYQAGALVFIVLFIFLQDWRATIIPAITIPVSLIATFIVMAMMGFSLNMLTLFGLVLAIGIVVDDSIVVVEATTAYIEKGLSSKEAAIAAMNDVSGPVVATTLVLLAVFVPTAFLPGITGEMYRQFSLTIAVATLFSSLNALTLSPAMAGLLLRPAPKHKNAFFRGFDNFFTRTSNGYANFLKVVVRRGFFMMLIALGIAVASGWQFGQIPSAFLPDEDQGYVIASIQLPDAASKQRTDEVLTHIDAILKATPGVQDWVALGGFSMIDGTNSSNAATIFVVMKPWEERTAENETQDAILQHLNTRFRQIQEAIVFAFIPPAIPGLGVAGGFQMQIQDKGGVGLNELQRMAGEMIEDSKTQSGLVRLNSTFRAGVPQLFAEVDRTKAKTLNIPLNDVFSTLQAYLGSAYVNDFNKFGRTWQVKVQADAKFRLKPEDIRQLEVRNSHGEMIPLGTLIRVDETLGAQTILRYNLYPAASITGSAAPGFSSGEALNLMEQMAASKFPSSMGFEWTGMSYQEKQVGSEAVVIFGLAIVLVFLVLAAQYESWSLPMAVLLVVPLALLGTVAALLMREFDNNVYTQIGIVLIIGLASKNAILIVELAAEQRAKGASIFDSAVEASRLRFRAILMTAFSSVLGFLPLVIASGAGAASRQAIGTAVVGGMIAAVCMSLIFTPVFYTVMQSMSERFSRHKTS, encoded by the coding sequence ATGTTTTCACGCTTTTTTATTGAACGCCCCATTTTTGCTAGCGTTATTTCTATTGTTTTATTGATTGCCGGTATCGTTTCGGTATTGACCTTACCTAGTGCTCAATACCCGGAAATTACCCCGCCCACGGTCACGGTCACGGCAACTTACCCTGGTGCCAATGCACAAGTGATTGCCGAAACGGTTGCCGCCCCGATTGAACAACAAGTTAATGGCGTGGAAAATATGTTGTACATGTCATCGACCAGCGCAGGTGATGGCTCATACAATCTAACTGTTACCTTCGAGGTGGGTACCGATTTGGATATGGCGCAAGTCATGGTACAAAACCGGGTGGCCCTTGCAACACCGAACCTACCTGAAGAAGTGAACCGCCAAGGTGTGAGCACCAAAAAGAAATCGGCTAATATTATTTTATTTATTGCCCTGACTTCCCAAGATGGTACTTTTGATGAATTATACTTAAGCAACTATGCAACATTAAATATCCGCGACCAAATTAGTCGCATTAAAGGCGTTGGCGATGTCACGATTTTTCCACCCAGTGATTACAGCATGCGCGTGTGGCTTAATCCTAATCAACTAAAATCACGTGGTATTACCACCCAAGATGTACTGAACGAAATGCGCGAGCAAAATGTCCAAGTTGCCGCAGGACAGATTGGCCAGCCGCCAGTGCCCGATGGCTTGAATTTTCAATATACAATTAATGTTTTAGGTCGCTTAACCGAAATAGAACAATTTGAAGACATTATTATTAAAACGGGAGCTGATGGCAGTATTACCCGCTTAAAAGATGTGGCACGTATAGAATTAGGAGGTAAAACCTACGATATTAGTTCCAATCTCAGTGGTGCTGCTTCTGCCAGTATCAGTGTTTACCAATTACCTGGTGCGAATGCCTTAGATGTTGCCGACCAAGTACGCGCCTTAATGACAGAATTATCGGTTAATTTTCCGCAAGGTTTGGAATATAAAATTCCTTACGACACCACCCTCTTCGTCAGTGCTTCAATCGATGAAGTTTTTGTCACCTTATACCAAGCAGGCGCATTAGTTTTTATCGTATTATTTATTTTTTTACAGGACTGGCGAGCTACCATTATTCCTGCCATAACGATTCCGGTATCTTTAATTGCCACCTTTATTGTCATGGCGATGATGGGTTTTTCCTTAAATATGCTTACCCTATTTGGTTTGGTACTGGCCATCGGCATTGTGGTCGATGATTCAATTGTGGTGGTTGAAGCCACCACCGCCTATATCGAAAAAGGTTTATCCTCAAAGGAAGCCGCAATTGCAGCAATGAATGATGTATCCGGGCCTGTCGTTGCGACTACCTTAGTGTTATTAGCCGTTTTTGTACCCACCGCTTTTTTACCTGGCATAACTGGTGAAATGTATCGTCAATTTTCGTTGACCATTGCCGTTGCCACTCTGTTTAGTTCTCTGAATGCATTAACTTTAAGCCCTGCCATGGCGGGTTTATTACTGCGCCCTGCCCCTAAACATAAAAATGCGTTTTTTCGTGGTTTTGATAATTTCTTTACCCGCACTTCTAATGGCTATGCTAATTTTTTAAAAGTGGTCGTCCGACGGGGTTTCTTTATGATGTTAATTGCATTAGGCATTGCCGTTGCCAGTGGTTGGCAGTTTGGACAAATCCCTTCTGCCTTCTTACCCGATGAAGATCAGGGCTATGTGATTGCCAGTATCCAGTTGCCTGATGCCGCTTCCAAACAGCGTACTGATGAAGTATTAACCCATATAGATGCTATTTTAAAAGCTACTCCAGGCGTACAAGACTGGGTAGCATTAGGCGGCTTTTCCATGATTGATGGCACCAACTCTTCTAATGCTGCCACCATTTTTGTGGTCATGAAACCTTGGGAAGAACGCACTGCAGAAAATGAAACTCAAGATGCAATTTTGCAACATTTGAATACCCGCTTTAGGCAAATCCAAGAAGCAATTGTATTTGCCTTTATTCCGCCAGCCATTCCGGGCTTGGGTGTTGCAGGGGGCTTCCAAATGCAAATTCAAGATAAAGGCGGAGTTGGCTTAAATGAACTGCAACGTATGGCAGGCGAAATGATTGAGGATAGCAAAACCCAATCAGGCTTAGTGCGTTTAAATTCAACCTTTCGAGCTGGGGTTCCGCAATTATTTGCTGAAGTGGATCGTACCAAAGCCAAAACATTGAATATTCCATTAAACGATGTATTTAGTACTTTACAGGCTTATCTAGGCTCGGCTTATGTTAATGATTTTAATAAATTTGGTCGCACTTGGCAGGTAAAAGTACAGGCTGATGCAAAATTTCGCTTAAAACCAGAAGACATTCGTCAGCTAGAAGTACGTAATAGCCATGGTGAAATGATCCCCTTAGGTACCTTAATTAGGGTCGATGAAACCCTAGGCGCTCAAACTATTTTACGTTACAACCTGTATCCGGCAGCATCTATTACAGGTAGTGCAGCACCAGGCTTTAGCTCAGGTGAGGCCTTAAATTTAATGGAGCAAATGGCAGCTAGCAAATTCCCTAGTTCTATGGGCTTTGAATGGACGGGTATGTCTTACCAAGAAAAACAGGTTGGCTCTGAAGCGGTGGTCATTTTTGGTTTAGCAATCGTCTTGGTATTTCTAGTGTTGGCTGCTCAATATGAGAGCTGGAGTTTGCCTATGGCTGTCTTATTAGTTGTGCCACTAGCGTTACTAGGTACCGTGGCCGCCTTATTAATGAGAGAGTTTGATAATAATGTCTATACCCAAATTGGTATTGTACTCATCATTGGGCTGGCCAGTAAAAATGCGATTTTAATTGTTGAGTTAGCAGCGGAACAACGTGCCAAAGGTGCGAGTATTTTTGATTCCGCAGTTGAAGCTTCTCGGCTGCGGTTTCGTGCTATTTTAATGACTGCATTTTCATCGGTATTAGGTTTTCTACCTTTAGTGATTGCTAGTGGTGCGGGTGCAGCAAGTCGACAAGCAATTGGAACCGCAGTTGTTGGTGGTATGATTGCTGCCGTGTGTATGTCATTAATTTTTACCCCTGTATTTTACACGGTTATGCAGAGTATGAGTGAGCGCTTTAGTCGTCACAAAACATCTTAG
- a CDS encoding transcriptional regulator, translated as MYIPEVFAIENKSELYEFISQWSFGDLITTCSGELFVNHVPFVVDKNRNKLYGHLAVNNPQLAMLESADDLLVAFKGANAYVSPSWYISQEMVPTWNFEVVQVSGKAKLVESDELLSILQQLTDQHERQFANSWCMDKVSEAKLARMLDMIVGFEIEISTIKGKSKLSQNRSVEDQIGVISGLQAQQDNMAQLVADKMELNL; from the coding sequence ATGTATATACCTGAAGTATTTGCCATAGAAAATAAGAGTGAACTATATGAATTTATTAGCCAGTGGAGTTTTGGTGACTTAATTACCACCTGCAGTGGCGAATTATTTGTTAATCATGTGCCTTTTGTGGTTGATAAAAATCGTAATAAATTATATGGGCACCTTGCCGTTAACAACCCTCAACTTGCCATGTTAGAGTCGGCAGATGATTTGCTTGTCGCTTTTAAGGGTGCCAATGCATATGTTTCACCTAGTTGGTATATTAGCCAAGAAATGGTACCTACGTGGAACTTTGAGGTGGTACAAGTTTCGGGTAAAGCAAAGTTGGTAGAAAGTGATGAGCTATTAAGTATTTTGCAGCAACTAACTGACCAGCATGAAAGGCAATTTGCAAACTCTTGGTGCATGGATAAAGTTTCAGAAGCAAAACTTGCGCGGATGCTGGATATGATCGTGGGTTTTGAAATAGAGATTAGTACTATTAAGGGGAAGTCTAAACTCAGTCAAAATCGTAGTGTTGAAGATCAGATAGGCGTTATTTCTGGGCTGCAGGCTCAGCAAGATAATATGGCACAGCTTGTTGCCGATAAAATGGAGTTGAATCTTTAG